A part of Arachis hypogaea cultivar Tifrunner chromosome 12, arahy.Tifrunner.gnm2.J5K5, whole genome shotgun sequence genomic DNA contains:
- the LOC112728480 gene encoding uncharacterized protein translates to MAGNSTSNNSAASGTSNINGNGERQSWATSPSTVFNHFGTSGLSVAVATAITHPLDVLKVRLQMQLVGQKGPLTGMGQLFLSVVKNEGPKSLYSGLTPALTRSVLYGGLRLGLYEPSKHACDVTFGSSNVLVKIASGMFAGAISTALTNPIEVLKVRLQMNPEMNKSGPIVELQRTVSEEGIKALWKGVGPAMTRAAALTASQLATYDETKQLLVRFASLEEGFHLHLISSTVAGILSTIVTAPIDMVKTRLMLQRASKGSRLYKSGFHCAYQVLLTEGPMALYKGGFAIFARIGPQTTITFILCEELRKLAGLKAI, encoded by the exons ATGGCTGGAAATTCAACTTCTAATAATTCGGCAGCTTCAG GAACTAGTAATATTAATGGGAATGGTGAGAGGCAAAGTTGGGCTACATCACCTTCCACTGTCTTCAATCATTTTGGTACAAGTGGACTTTCTGTGGCAGTTGCAACTGCAATCACTCACCCTTTAG ATGTATTGAAAGTAAGGCTGCAGATGCAACTCGTTGGCCAGAAAGGTCCTTTGACTGGAATG GGACAATTGTTTTTAAGTGTGGTGAAAAACGAAGGACCAAAGTCTTTGTATTCGGGCTTGACACCTGCACTAACAAGGTCAGTTCTTTATGGAGGACTACGCTTGGGCTTGTATGAACCCTCTAAGCATGCTTGTGATGTTACTTTTGGCTCCTCCAATGTTTTAGTTAAAATCGCTTCTGGCATGTTTGCTGGTGCTATTTCGACTGCACTCACCAATCCAATTGAAGTTCTTAAG GTGCGTTTGCAAATGAATCCAGAGATGAACAAGAGTGGACCGATAGTAGAGCTTCAGAGAACTGTATCGGAAGAGGGAATCAAAGCGCTTTGGAAGGGTGTAGGCCCTGCTATGACCCGAGCAGCTGCCTTGACTGCATCGCAGCTTGCTACATACGATGAAACCAAGCAG CTTTTAGTCAGGTTTGCATCTCTTGAAGAAGGATTCCATCTACATCTGAT CTCAAGCACAGTTGCCGGCATTTTGAGCACCATCGTAACTGCTCCCATAGATATGGTAAAAACTCGTCTCATGTTGCAACGTGCATCGAAAGGTTCTAGGCTCTATAAAAGTGGATTTCATTGTGCATACCAG GTCCTACTTACAGAGGGTCCAATGGCACTTTACAAAGG GGGCTTTGCGATATTCGCAAGAATCGGGCCACAAACAACAATTACATTTATATTATGTGAAGAGCTAAGAAAACTTGCTGGATTGAAGGCAATCTAG
- the LOC112728482 gene encoding bifunctional 3-dehydroquinate dehydratase/shikimate dehydrogenase, chloroplastic isoform X2, translating to MGSMNNYPLVCAALECETMEEMASSMVKAKAEGANIVELCIHALSFIHISQLHSLINFRTLPAIVSLRDQSPSSMINKTKSKATLLEVLRVAMELEVEFIELDYELASDICIFQYKIQNPKSKFIVSRYINGGKAPSAEALGDLIADMQFTGADVIKLKIDVNYITDLVPIFRMLTHCQVPLIAIAVGSRGLICQLLGPKFGGFLVYGSLEGKPIAGLPTLVSLKNVYKLEHLNADTKVFGLVSNPVGHSKGPILHNPTFRHAGYNGIYVPMLVDDVKEFFKTYTSTDFAGFSVGIPHKEAAINCCDEVHPLAKSIGAVNTIIRRPIDGKLIGYNTDCEACITAIEDAMRGRKYVNGKDPESSPLAEKIFVLVGAGGAGRALAYGAKSRGARVVIFNRNFERAKALAHAVSGEALPYEDLDRFSPQNNMILANASSVGMEPKSNETPISKDALKAYEVVFDAVYTPRNTRLLQEAAESGAIVVSGVEMFIRQALGQFRLFTDGLEKYRDQLSTFVQPG from the exons atGGGATCCATGAACAATTACCCTCTGGTTTGTGCAGCACTTGAATGTGAAACTATGGAAGAAATGGCATCTTCCATGGTTAAGGCCAAAGCAGAAGGTGCCAACATTGTTGAGCTATGCATTCATGCTTTGTCTTTCATTCACATTTCTCAACTTCACAGCCTCATCAACTTTAGAACACTCCCTGCAATTGTGTCTCTCAg AGACCAATCACCATCAAGTAtgataaacaaaactaaaagcaAAGCTACATTGTTGGAAGTACTAAGAGTGGCAATGGAATTGGAGGTGGAGTTTATTGAACTGGATTATGAG ttggcTTCTGATATATGCATATTCCAATACAAAATTCAGAACCCCAAGAGTAAATTTATTGTATCAAGGTATATCAATGGAGGGAAAGCTCCATCAGCTGAGGCATTAGGAGATCTAATTGCAGATATGCAATTTACAGGAGCTGatgttatcaaactcaaaattgATGTTAATTACATCACTGATTTAGTGCCAATTTTTCGGATGCTCACACATTGCCAG GTTCCCCTAATTGCCATTGCAGTGGGAAGTAGAGGCCTTATATGCCAATTATTGGGACCAAAATTTGGAGGATTTTTGGTATATGGTTCTTTGGAGGGAAAACCAATAGCAGGCTTACCAACTCTTGTTAGCCTTAAAAATGTGTATAAATTGGAGCATCTGAATGCCGATACCAAAGTTTTTGGGCTTGTATCAAACCCAGTGGGCCATAGCAAAGGGCCCATTTTGCACAACCCTACTTTTAGACATGCAGGTTACAATGGAATTTATGTGCCAATGTTGGTTGATGATGTTAAAGAGTTCTTCAAGACTTATACAAGCACTGACTTTGCAGGTTTCAG TGTTGGAATCCCTCATAAAGAGGCAGCAATCAATTGTTGTGATGAAGTTCATCCACTTGCTAAG TCCATTGGAGCTGTAAATACTATAATAAGAAGGCCTATTGATGGAAAGCTAATTGGTTACAATACAGATTGTGAGGCTTGTATCACAGCAATAGAGGATGCAATGAGAG GTAGAAAATATGTGAATGGCAAAGACCCAGAATCCTCTCCACTTGCAGAAAAAATATTTGTGCTGGTCGGAGCAGGAGGTGCAGGAAGGGCACTTGCTTATGGTGCAAAAAGTAGAGGAGCACGAGTCGTTATTTTCAATCGTAATTTTG AGAGAGCAAAAGCACTTGCACATGCAGTCTCAGGAGAAGCTCTACCATATGAAGACTTAGATAGATTCTCCCCACAAAATAATATGATCCTTGCAAATGCATCTTCTGTCGGAATGGAACCTAAGTCCAATGAAACTCCTATATCCAAG GATGCATTGAAAGCATATGAGGTTGTGTTTGATGCTGTTTACACTCCAAGAAATACAAGGCTCTTGCAAGAGGCTGCTGAGTCTGGAGCCATTGTGGTCAGTGGTGTTGAAATGTTCATAAGACAGGCTCTTGGCCAATTCCGACTTTTTACCGATGGATTAG AGAAATATAGGGATCAATTGAGTACCTTTGTTCAACCTGGCTGA
- the LOC112728482 gene encoding bifunctional 3-dehydroquinate dehydratase/shikimate dehydrogenase, chloroplastic isoform X1 — MGSMNNYPLVCAALECETMEEMASSMVKAKAEGANIVELCIHALSFIHISQLHSLINFRTLPAIVSLRDQSPSSMINKTKSKATLLEVLRVAMELEVEFIELDYELASDICIFQYKIQNPKSKFIVSRYINGGKAPSAEALGDLIADMQFTGADVIKLKIDVNYITDLVPIFRMLTHCQVPLIAIAVGSRGLICQLLGPKFGGFLVYGSLEGKPIAGLPTLVSLKNVYKLEHLNADTKVFGLVSNPVGHSKGPILHNPTFRHAGYNGIYVPMLVDDVKEFFKTYTSTDFAGFSVGIPHKEAAINCCDEVHPLAKSIGAVNTIIRRPIDGKLIGYNTDCEACITAIEDAMRGRKYVNGKDPESSPLAEKIFVLVGAGGAGRALAYGAKSRGARVVIFNRNFERAKALAHAVSGEALPYEDLDRFSPQNNMILANASSVGMEPKSNETPISKDALKAYEVVFDAVYTPRNTRLLQEAAESGAIVVSGVEMFIRQALGQFRLFTDGLAPEAFMRKLILEQF, encoded by the exons atGGGATCCATGAACAATTACCCTCTGGTTTGTGCAGCACTTGAATGTGAAACTATGGAAGAAATGGCATCTTCCATGGTTAAGGCCAAAGCAGAAGGTGCCAACATTGTTGAGCTATGCATTCATGCTTTGTCTTTCATTCACATTTCTCAACTTCACAGCCTCATCAACTTTAGAACACTCCCTGCAATTGTGTCTCTCAg AGACCAATCACCATCAAGTAtgataaacaaaactaaaagcaAAGCTACATTGTTGGAAGTACTAAGAGTGGCAATGGAATTGGAGGTGGAGTTTATTGAACTGGATTATGAG ttggcTTCTGATATATGCATATTCCAATACAAAATTCAGAACCCCAAGAGTAAATTTATTGTATCAAGGTATATCAATGGAGGGAAAGCTCCATCAGCTGAGGCATTAGGAGATCTAATTGCAGATATGCAATTTACAGGAGCTGatgttatcaaactcaaaattgATGTTAATTACATCACTGATTTAGTGCCAATTTTTCGGATGCTCACACATTGCCAG GTTCCCCTAATTGCCATTGCAGTGGGAAGTAGAGGCCTTATATGCCAATTATTGGGACCAAAATTTGGAGGATTTTTGGTATATGGTTCTTTGGAGGGAAAACCAATAGCAGGCTTACCAACTCTTGTTAGCCTTAAAAATGTGTATAAATTGGAGCATCTGAATGCCGATACCAAAGTTTTTGGGCTTGTATCAAACCCAGTGGGCCATAGCAAAGGGCCCATTTTGCACAACCCTACTTTTAGACATGCAGGTTACAATGGAATTTATGTGCCAATGTTGGTTGATGATGTTAAAGAGTTCTTCAAGACTTATACAAGCACTGACTTTGCAGGTTTCAG TGTTGGAATCCCTCATAAAGAGGCAGCAATCAATTGTTGTGATGAAGTTCATCCACTTGCTAAG TCCATTGGAGCTGTAAATACTATAATAAGAAGGCCTATTGATGGAAAGCTAATTGGTTACAATACAGATTGTGAGGCTTGTATCACAGCAATAGAGGATGCAATGAGAG GTAGAAAATATGTGAATGGCAAAGACCCAGAATCCTCTCCACTTGCAGAAAAAATATTTGTGCTGGTCGGAGCAGGAGGTGCAGGAAGGGCACTTGCTTATGGTGCAAAAAGTAGAGGAGCACGAGTCGTTATTTTCAATCGTAATTTTG AGAGAGCAAAAGCACTTGCACATGCAGTCTCAGGAGAAGCTCTACCATATGAAGACTTAGATAGATTCTCCCCACAAAATAATATGATCCTTGCAAATGCATCTTCTGTCGGAATGGAACCTAAGTCCAATGAAACTCCTATATCCAAG GATGCATTGAAAGCATATGAGGTTGTGTTTGATGCTGTTTACACTCCAAGAAATACAAGGCTCTTGCAAGAGGCTGCTGAGTCTGGAGCCATTGTGGTCAGTGGTGTTGAAATGTTCATAAGACAGGCTCTTGGCCAATTCCGACTTTTTACCGATGGATTAG CTCCAGAGGCATTCATGCGGAAGCTTATTCTGGAACAATTTTGA